The genomic stretch TTCCGATCTCAAAGAGAGGTATCACACCTGCGAGGATATGTACCACCTGTCATGGCACCAAGATACACATCATACATGCATCGTTGATTAACAAATATGGTGCAAGCATGTGTAAATTCTGCCATCTTAGAAATGGTGAGTTCCAGATACCCAAGAAAAGCCCAGGACAGGTGCTTGTCTGCCAGCAGTGCCACTTTAATGGTAGTTACATACTGATCCACAGGGGAGTATGCAGTCGCTGCCACTATGGCACTCTGAACGATATACATGGAGGAGTTCTTAAGCAGCTGTATGCTGGTATTTACGCTCTGGAGAATGAATCTCTGACAGAGGTTAATCAAACCTCTCCCTAACTCTCCTTCTCCTTAAAATTTTATTTTTATTGCTTTTGACGGACAGACAGTAATGCACTGCTCGCAGAGTATACAGAATTCAGAATTTTTTACAAAAGCTTTTTCTTTTTTTATACCCCATACACATGGTGCTTTTGGGCAAACATCAATACACTTTCCACAGCCTGTGCATCTTTCCGGAATAACCTTTATTTCATACATTATATTTTCTCTATAAAGTTCAATATCTGAGTTCTTCCAGCTTCCTGATAACCTCGATTTCCTTCTCAGCCCTTACAACATCGCTGAAAGTTCTTTCAAGAATATTCCTGGATATATCCTGCTTCCTCCTTATGTTGAGAACAGCAGAGGGGTAGTCCAGGGTGAGGATTTCATGGGTTATCTCATCCATTAAATCGAGATAATGGTTCACTTCACTGTATCTGTTGAGTCTTATAAGGTCAAGTATGTGCCTTCTCAGCTCTCCAACA from archaeon BMS3Bbin15 encodes the following:
- a CDS encoding ferredoxin-2; the protein is MYEIKVIPERCTGCGKCIDVCPKAPCVWGIKKEKAFVKNSEFCILCEQCITVCPSKAIKIKF